A single Tachypleus tridentatus isolate NWPU-2018 chromosome 9, ASM421037v1, whole genome shotgun sequence DNA region contains:
- the LOC143227065 gene encoding IQ motif and SEC7 domain-containing protein 1-like isoform X1 produces the protein MKASEFNSRSDYGTQVIKDQQTIVSKKPNLAQPHRRLIAHCQMYEVDDVNKQESIREKCSSLMISL, from the exons ATGAAAGCAAGTGAATTTAATTCTCGATCTGACTACGGGACCCAAGTAATTAAGGATCAGCAGACGATTGTTAGCAAGAAACCA AACTTAGCCCAGCCTCACAGAAGACTGATTGCTCATTGTCAAATGTATGAAGTTGATGATGTAAACAAGCAGGAATCAATCAGAGAGAAGTGTTCATCCTTAATGATATCCTTATAG
- the LOC143227065 gene encoding IQ motif and SEC7 domain-containing protein 1-like isoform X2, whose translation MKASEFNSRSDYGTQVIKDQQTIVSKKPNLAQPHRRLIAHCQMYEVDDVNKQESIREKCSSLMISL comes from the exons ATGAAAGCAAGTGAATTTAATTCTCGATCTGACTACGGGACCCAAGTAATTAAGGATCAGCAGACGATTGTTAGCAAGAAACCA AACTTAGCCCAGCCTCACAGAAGACTGATTGCTCATTGTCAAATGTATGAAGTTGATGATGTAAACAAGCAGGAATCAATCAGAGAGAAGTGTTCATCCTTAATGATATCCTTATA A